In Chitinophaga oryzae, the sequence CCTGTGCCGGTACGGATAAGGATAACCCCGTTGGCGATTTTAAAGTCGCCGGGATTGGGCAAATCACTGCCCAGGTTGACCGACAGCTTCGCATTCGGGCCGCCCGGCGTCGGGTCCGGTGAGGAGTCATAACCGCCCCCGCCCTTGCTGCAGGCCGCTAGTCCGCCTACGCAGGCCAGCGCGAGCGTCATCCCGATGTTGGATACAAAATCCCTTCTTTCCATAAAAAGTGTTTTGTGAATAAAGTGACAGATACACTTGTTACGGAAAAGAAACAGGAAGGGTTGCTCATAAAAAAAGAAGGACGAAAAAAAGCCACTATACAGCAGCTATTCCGCCCAAAAAACATAGCATCAAAAGAACCCGCAGAACAACGTAACCCGGGGTGTCATCCCTGGGAGGAGAACAACGTAACCCAGGGCGTCATCCCTGGGAGGAGAACAGCGTAACCCAGGGCGTCAGCCCTGGGAGATACGGGCCATCATCCCTGGGAGATACGGGGCAGCAACGCTTCAATATACGCCGGCGACTCCAGCAGCCGGCTGCCATACCAGGAAAACAACTCGCCGTCTACCAGCAGCACCTGCGCTTCCGGGAGAATAGCCTGTATTTCATGCATATGTTTTTCTTTAAAAGGGTAGGGCTCCGAAGACAACAGTACCAGCCTGCAACCGCTGGCTGCCAGCTGCTCTTCGTCAATCGCCGGATAACGCGGAATGTCTGCGAACACATTCTGTAAACCACAACGCAGCAGCATCTGGTGGATAAACGTATCACCGCCGGCTGCCATCCACGGATCGCGCCAGATAAAATAGGCGGTGGGAACAGGGGCGGAGAGGGGCTGTAAGGCCGCGAAACGTTGCTGGATCGTACCGGCCAGTTGCGCTGCCTCCGCCGTTTTCCGCGTAATGGCGCCAACGCCGGTGATCATTTCGCAGGCATCTTCCAGTGTGCGGATATTACTGACCCACACCGGATAATGTTCCATCAGTGCTTTCACATCTTCCGCAGTATTTTCTTCTTTGTTGGCGATAATCAGGTCCGGCGCCAGCTCCCGGATCACGTCCATACGTACGTTCTTGGTGCCGCCAACACGTGTTTTGCTGCGGAACCACGCTTCCGGATGTATACAGAATTTGGTGATGCCTACCACTTCCTCGTGAAGCCCGAGGGTATATAAAAGTTCAGTCTGCGAAGGCACCAGCGAAACAATCCGCTTGGGCGCCTCCGGCAGATGAATGGTACGGTTCAATTGGTCGCGGAACATAGTACTAGCGGCCTAATGCCTGGATAATGTCGTATTTGGTCACAATATGATGATCGCCGCTTTCGTCTTTGGTCATCACGGCGCCGTTTTCGCGGTTGATGTAAACAGACAGTTTTTCTATCGGCGTTTCCTGGCTCACCATCGGGAAAGGAGCGTGCATCACTTCCTGTACAGTGGCGTCTTTCAGGTGCGGGTTGTCAATCAGTTTGTTGAACAGGCCACTTTCTGAAACGGCGCCGATGATGTCGCTGCCTTTGGTGACAGGGATATGTTCGATATCGAATTTGCGCATTTTGGCAATGGCTTCGCTTACTTTCTCATCTGCGTCAATGGTGACCAGCGGCATGTTGCGGCGGGCGCCTACGATGTCCTTAACGGTTTTTACGTCGAGGAAACCGCGTTCCATCATCCATTGGTCATTGTATACTTTGCCTACATACCGGCTGCCGTGGTCGTGGAAAATCACTACCACCACATCGTCCGGCTTCAGCGTGTCTTTGAGCTGCATCAGTCCCGCTACGGCAGATCCGGCGGAATAACCCACGAAGATGCCTTCTTCTTTGGTGATGCGGCGGGCCATCACGGCGCCGTCTTTGTCGGTCACCTTGGTGAAGGCGTCGATCACGCTCATATCGTAGTTCTGCGGTACAAAGTCTTCGCCGATACCTTCGGTGATATAAGGATATACTTCACTCATATCGATTTCTCCCGTCTCGAAATATTTTTTGAGCAGGGAGCCGTAGCTGTCGATCGCCCACACTTTGATATTGGGATTTTTCTCTTTCAGGAACTTGCCGGTGCCTGTGATGGTGCCGCCGGTGCCGGTGGCTACGATCAGGTGGGTCACCTTGCCGTCTGTCTGTTCCCATATTTCAGGGCCGGTCTGCTCGTAGTGGGCGTCGCGGTTAGCGAGGTTGTCATATTGGTTGACGTAAAACGAGTTTGGTATTTCGGTAGCCAGTCTTTTGGATACGGAGTAGTAGGAGCGCGGATCTTCGGGTTCCACGTTGGTCGGGCA encodes:
- a CDS encoding QcrA and Rieske domain-containing protein — translated: MERRDFVSNIGMTLALACVGGLAACSKGGGGYDSSPDPTPGGPNAKLSVNLGSDLPNPGDFKIANGVILIRTGTGKTAADFAALSSTCTHQGCTVATFNNTTKLIECNAPCGHGSRYSTSGAVNTGPATAPLTAYTITVSGNTLTVT
- a CDS encoding helical backbone metal receptor — translated: MFRDQLNRTIHLPEAPKRIVSLVPSQTELLYTLGLHEEVVGITKFCIHPEAWFRSKTRVGGTKNVRMDVIRELAPDLIIANKEENTAEDVKALMEHYPVWVSNIRTLEDACEMITGVGAITRKTAEAAQLAGTIQQRFAALQPLSAPVPTAYFIWRDPWMAAGGDTFIHQMLLRCGLQNVFADIPRYPAIDEEQLAASGCRLVLLSSEPYPFKEKHMHEIQAILPEAQVLLVDGELFSWYGSRLLESPAYIEALLPRISQG
- a CDS encoding pyridoxal-phosphate dependent enzyme, which translates into the protein MKYAANILETIGHTPLVKLNRVTASLPCPVFAKVEFFNPGNSIKDRMAIKMVEVAEQKGLLKPGGTIIEGTSGNTGMGLALAAVIKGYKCIFTTTDKQSKEKVDILKAVGAEVIVCPTNVEPEDPRSYYSVSKRLATEIPNSFYVNQYDNLANRDAHYEQTGPEIWEQTDGKVTHLIVATGTGGTITGTGKFLKEKNPNIKVWAIDSYGSLLKKYFETGEIDMSEVYPYITEGIGEDFVPQNYDMSVIDAFTKVTDKDGAVMARRITKEEGIFVGYSAGSAVAGLMQLKDTLKPDDVVVVIFHDHGSRYVGKVYNDQWMMERGFLDVKTVKDIVGARRNMPLVTIDADEKVSEAIAKMRKFDIEHIPVTKGSDIIGAVSESGLFNKLIDNPHLKDATVQEVMHAPFPMVSQETPIEKLSVYINRENGAVMTKDESGDHHIVTKYDIIQALGR